Proteins co-encoded in one Salarias fasciatus chromosome 4, fSalaFa1.1, whole genome shotgun sequence genomic window:
- the LOC115387058 gene encoding prostaglandin E2 receptor EP1 subtype-like: MRVSSRPEDPRLAQSPAVMLAMPPSNASGAAAAAASSARSNHTGAAAVEAFNGTRPASDPTAAGLTMTLGILFNVVALVILAKAYNRFRRRSKATFLLFASSLVATDLAGHVIPGALVLRRYSAGSGFHGNPDNPDASCLFLGGCMVFFGLCPLFLGCAMAAERCLGVARPLLHARLVTTARTKMALTLIWLLALCVALLPYFGLGAYTYQYPWTWCFIRVMEGAGAADLAFVLLFSALAFSSLALAFVCNTVSGFTLVRARIRKRSSSQRSAARSHDTEMVVQLVGIMVTSCICWSPLLVFGLMSVTRSYSDLAFGDRDTYRSLMVTGVRMATCNQILDPWVYILLRRAILRKIYRITKRQASLKGSMFRSLRWDAGSFQNSEKSCVNKT, encoded by the exons ATGAGAG TTTCTTCTCGGCCAGAGGACCCTCGCCTTGCCCAGAGCCCGGCGGTGATGCTGGCGATGCCTCCGTCCAACGCCTCgggcgctgccgccgctgccgcctcctccgcccgcTCTAACCACACCGGCGCCGCCGCGGTGGAGGCGTTCAACGGCACCCGGCCGGCCAGCGACCCCACGGCCGCCGGCCTCACCATGACCCTGGGGATCCTCTTCAACGTGGTCGCCCTCGTCATCCTGGCCAAGGCCTACAACCGCTTCCGCCGCCGCTCCAAGGCCACCTTCCTGCTGTTCGCCAGCTCGCTGGTGGCCACCGACCTGGCCGGGCACGTCATCCCGGGGGCGCTGGTGCTGCGGCGCTACTCCGCCGGCTCGGGCTTCCACGGTAACCCCGACAACCCCGACGCCTCCTGCCTGTTCCTGGGGGGCTGCATGGTGTTCTTCGGCCTGTGCCCGCTCTTCCTGGGCTGCGCCATGGCGGCCGAGCGCTGCCTGGGCGTCGCCAGGCCGCTGCTGCACGCCCGCCTGGTGACCACGGCGCGGACCAAGATGGCGCTGACGCTGATCTGGCTGCTGGCGCTGTGCGTGGCCCTGCTGCCCTACTTCGGCCTGGGCGCCTACACCTACCAGTACCCCTGGACGTGGTGCTTCATCCGGGTGATGGagggcgccggcgccgccgacCTGGCCTTCGTCCTGCTGTTCTCGGCGCTGGCCTTCAGCTCGCTGGCCCTGGCCTTCGTGTGCAACACGGTCAGCGGCTTCACGCTGGTCAGGGCGCGGATCAGGAAGAGGTCCAGCTCCCAGAGGAGCGCCGCCCGCTCCCACGACACCGAGATGGTGGTGCAGCTGGTGGGCATCATGGTCACATCCTGCATCTGCtggagccccctgctg GTGTTCGGCCTGATGTCGGTCACTCGATCCTACAGCGACCTGGCCTTCGGCGACAGGGACACCTACAGGTCCCTGATGGTGACGGGCGTCAGGATGGCCACCTGCAATCAGATCCTGGACCCGTGGGTCTACATCCTGCTGCGGCGCGCCATCCTCAGGAAGATCTACCGCATCACCAAGAGGCAGGCCAGCCTCAAGGGCAGCATGTTCCGCTCCCTCCGCTGGGACGCCGGATCCTTCCAGAACTCAGAGAAGAGCTGCGTTAATAAGACCTGA